The genomic segment CCAGACTGTCGACCCGAGGTTCCAGACTAAGGTCGACCTCAACATGAAGCCGGGATTGTGGTGCTTGGGTCAGCTCTGCTCCAGCCATGAGGGCTGCCGAATCATGGGCTGTCAGGCTTGCTCCTATGTCGATGCGGTTCTCTCGAAGATCAAGGTTTGTTTCTGAGGTGCTGAAACTCGATGGGGGCTTGTAAGATGGCGTTGGAAACAGTCTGGGACTACCACCTACGCGGCTTAGCGACAGACGATGGAGCTTAGTGGACTGAGCAGCCGGACTTCCTCGAGAAGTCTCGGCATTGAAAATGGCGCTTGAACGATTGATTTGGTGTCGCGATAAGGCATCAGCGTAATCTCGCAGAAAGAACTCTGTGTTGCAGCGTCTGCCAGCAAATATGCGTTCAATCAAATGAATCATGACTACCTTCAATTCTCAATGTATTGATTTTCCCATCTTCTCATGAGGTCCATCATGGCCTATAATCGTAGCTGAGCCAAGTTCATCCTTGAGCTTAACAAAGACATTCCTGTTCGAGCGTGGTCTAAACATTCTTTGTTCGATACAGCACAATCCTAAGCACTCTGCTACCTCCGATGACTGCACATATCGAGCTCAGGATCAACATATCGCAGCTCTGGCAACGTTCGCTCTTCGCTCAACTCACCATGACACTCGGAATCATCCTCTTTGCCATCGCATTGGCCATGTTGCATGTCCACCTGTTGGCACGACAGGAAGAACGAAGACGAGCAGCAAGGTTCCGACGGAGCGCGCCGATTCTTCGTTCACGAGGATAAGAGGCCTCCTATCCGTGCGGACGGCATCGGAGCATGCTCAAGACCAGAGTATACAGATACGCACGTCTCACGAAGCTGGCGTGACTGGGTCAAGCAGAATCGAAGAAATTCCAGAAACTCGAGCTACAAGAGTGTGCCACCAGATGACTTCGGTTCGAATTCTCAGATCAAGCACCACAGTACCGATGTCACCCTTGATCGAGATGTCGAAGGTCGAACTGTCGCACGAAATCTCTTTCCATATGGACTCAAGATCATGAAAGGCGAGCGTGCCACAATACGATAGCAACGAACGATTGTCTAAACCAGAGCTATGCCTACAATTCCGATATGACTCTGATTCCAAGCATCGGAATTCAAATCACGCTGGATTTCTCTCGATGGCTTTGCAGATCGAGAAGTGATGGAACGACATCCTCTCTCCATCGAAAATTGAGGCCACGAAAGTTTGAACCAGGAGCAGAAAGCCCGTGTCTCGGCAGGTCGCCACTCTGCCACAACTGTCCAGCATGCATTCTACACGCAGCCGCTCCTGTTAGCTGCGCTACTATATCATGAAATAGAGAGGCTCCATCGGCAGAGACAGCATCTCCGCGTTTTCCAGACACACTCCCCAAAGCTCAGACCACCCGTCCTTAGAAAAGTATCACGGTGGCCTCACCCTATATCCTCTCCCCAGAATTAATCTCTACCAGAATTTCAGCGAGGGTACCCGCGATGTCTCCAATGAAACATCATGTTCAGAGTCACGAAATTGGTACGAGTATTCGAGCGTCCCACGAACGAAGTCAGTCCTTGATGCGTCTTTCCAACTATATGTACTACACTGCCCCCTCGTCATATCCCATCACATTCGTTCAGACTAGCGAACGCGAATCAGAGACTCACGAACAGCCAACTACTTTTCGCTCCTTCTCACAAAAGACGACCACACATTACGCTGCCAAAGGCTTCAGACAGCATAGTATACCCAAGCCTCCTTGTTCGAGAAACGCTTTCAAGATGTACGGCCAATCTCTCCGCCTCGCCAAAAAGGCAAGCAGAGAACACGCCGCTGCTTCTGCCGTTCCTCCGCCCTCAGCGGCACCAAATCTCCGCCCATCAAAGAAAAGGGCCGCAAGTGAAATTTCgggagagaaagaagagaagaagacttTTCCTCGCTCCCTCGCCAAGCGTCGTAGTGCTCAAACCACACCTCGCTGTTCCTGCTATTCTTCCAAGCCCGAGCCGGACTCTAAGCCCACGAAGGAGGAAAGGAGTAGATGGGCCGTTCCGGAAGACTCTGATAAAGAGgtcggaggagaagaagtctcTCGTCCTGTTTCGCGTCGCCGTCCTGGTCGCTCCGCTTCCGTCCGCCGTTCAAAGCGCATAGATAGCGCTCAGCCTCGCGTGGGATCTCCCGATGCCACACAGAAatcaggagaagaagaaaggacTCCTctcgcagaagaggaagtccGTCTCCGCGCCAGAGTCGGTCCCGATGCCAACACGCGTCAACCTCGTCTCCTGATCTGCCGCTTGAAGATCTTCAGAGATACTGCGACCTCTCCCTCCTGCCGTCTCCAGTACGTCGCGAAATTCTTTCtcgagggagaaggagctgaGGTGCCTTGCGGAGAAATCGAAGCTTGGAGACTGTTGGCTTCGGAGAGTTGGGATGAATTACTTCATCTCGATCATGCAAAAATCAAGAGGAGTGAAGACACTCGAGGGGAATGtgctcgccttctccaaacTCTCTTCCTTCCCTCCGGCCTCATAAAACCGGAGGTGAACAACGAGTTGGGCCTCTCGATGGCTCAAGATCTCATGCACATTGAGAGTGTATGGATCTACGATGCTTTTGAGAGAATGGGTCTCCTGCAGTACGTTCTTCGCGGTTTCCGACTTTTGGTGACGAACCATGCCCTTGAAGAGCGATATCGTTTCTTGGGGGTTTTGTTGTTGGCGCCGGGGAAATTTGATGACGAGGGGATGAGTAAATGTTGGAAAGGGTTGGAAGTGGAGAGGGTGGAGGAAATTTTGATGGGGGTTTATGAGAGGAGTGGGAAGTATAGGGTTGTGGTGAAGGATGGGTTGACTGAGTGGTTTCGGACTACGGTGATGGGGAGGTTTGCTTGGGGGTGGGATTGAGGTGTTTTTGTCTCTGGGGAAAGAGAGGGGCCAGAGGGAGTGAGGAGGGGTATGGGTTTGATTTTATGCATTGTAGATTGACAGAATGATAATGTTAATGAATTGTGTTTCAAATACCTCTACGGATATCATGCCCCCGTGTCTCGCCACGCCAAAATTACAAATCGATGCGTGCAACAGAAGCATGCGACCTGCTCACCGTCTCTCTAATATCTCTCAACTTGCAGTGCCATTCGAAATCGCCACGAATAAATTCTCATGCAGGATCTTCCGGCAGAGCGACGCCACGCCAGCTCTGATGTCTCCAATTTCGACCAACGATCCATGCAACTCTGGTAAAATACCTCCGAGTCTCACGATCTCCACACCTGGCAGAGAGCAAGCGTCCCTCTGTCGGACAAGGCCTTACAGAGCCATCAAATGGGCCCCAGCATAGTCTCCAAATCGATGTCGAAAATCGGAGCGATGCTACACCAGCTCTTGTGCCTCCGATTCTGATCAACGATCTATGCAACTCTGGCTACACACGCCTGAAACTTGCGACTTTGACAGCCAGTGGAGAGTGAACGTCTCTCTGTTCGACAAGAGCTTGCTGAGCCATCGTGTAAAAGCCAGCACGTTTTCGAAAATGATGTTGAAAATCAGAGCTATGTTTGAATCTTTTCGATACCTCTGACTGACAAAAATGGTTCCGTGCAACCCGAGGTGCAGACGTCCGGAATCCGCGACCCCTATACCCAGCCGAGAGCGAAACATACCTCCATTGGACGGCACTACACAGAGCCGTCGAATGTATCCCAGAAGAGTTTTCGAATCCACGCTGAGAATCATAGCTATACCTGCATCCAATGTATACCTCTGACTCGTACGAGTGGCTCTGCGCCAGTCGATATACAGACGTCGAGATCTCGTGGACATGATAATAGTCAGAgactgcttgctgcttcaTCACCCCAGAGTCTACAGAGCCGTCGAATATACCCAAGCAAGGTCTCGAAATCAATGCTGAGACTTAGAGCTATGTCTGTGTCCTAGATACAGCTCTGCCTCATACAGTCCTTCCGTGCTATAAGTTATACAGACGCCAAACTTTCGTCAGATTCTGGGCGGAAGCGTCGTCCATGCAGACCGCTCGGCACTGTTTTGGACTACAATGAACACAACAGTGTGATTGTCAACAACTTCCCGGTCAAGTACTCAACAGGAGATATTGGTCATTCCTCTCGCGGAGATCAACTTCTGAGTCGACCTGAGCTCGCAGACCTGAGCTCGCAGACGTACGTGAGAAGATTTGCGACGCAATTGGAAAAGTCGAACGCTTACTTGgttttctttttttttttgcaCGGGCCCACTAGCTCATAGAGAGCTACAAGGAGAACACAAGACGTACCTGGAAAGAGTTCCCATATCTGTGCCAGGAACATGCTGAAAATCATTTCTGGTCAATGCATCGAGATCAGCTTCAATGGGAATGAAATTCATAGTCTACTTGCGCGGTTGTCTCACATGTCGAATGCATTGCACGGTGGCCTTCTTTCGAGATCTGCTAGAGACTACTTGTTGCTCCATTATCCCTAGCAATTGCTGAGCCATTCCGCACAACCCAGCAGAATCCAAAACCGCTACTAAAGATCAGAGTCACCTCTCAGTCCTTCATATAGCTCTAATCCCACCAACCATTCATCCCCACTCGACATTCAGATCCCAGAATTCCCTCCATCGCCGTACAGCCAACAACGACACCCAAATCCCAAGACTGatcgagaagatgaagaatgaTGCCCAGTACGATGACCCCTTCAAGTTGTAGTATCGTCTCATCTCGACTCAGAACAAGCTGCGCCTGAGACGTACTATCGCATTGTGTGATATACCCGCACCTTTTGTGATATTTCTGAAGTTGGACGGAGGAAAGGTTGCTGCTACATTGGGTTGTAACATATAAAGGCATGAAGAGCGAGACCGCTTGATTCTGCTTCAAAATCTATTTGTTGAAAGTCGGAGTCGTGCTCAAATCCAACCAAAGTGGCTCTTAGAAGTCTCGTTGAGCAAAACAAAAGGAATGTCTTCGTGACATGGTTGGTATAATTTCGTCAGGCTTGCTCGCTTATATTCATAGCTATGTATAATGATTGTGGTCCAATGCCATGCCGTTCAAAATCCAAGGGTATCGCGGTCTTCCATGCCATACAAGATACACGCACCTCTATTCCCAACGCATTCATAACTCTGTTCGCATTCTCATTTCCATTCATCATCGAGCCAACCATCATCATCCTTACAACAagatagcagcagcagcgacaccAACGACACCAGCCGCAGAGCCCATGAGTCCGAGACCAGTGGGCATAGCGCCAGAGTCGGTGTTTGTCGGGGTGACAGTGTTGCCATCAGAGTCGGTCGTGACAGCAACGCCGGTGGCTTCAGCGACACGGATGCCGAAAGATGTGCTGAGGGAAGTGATGCTGCTTCCTGCGCTGTCGGTTGTGGTGACAGTTGTGGTTGCTGTGGCGGTCGTTTCGGCTGTGCAGCCTGACCAGGTTGTCCAAGGTGCGGAGGAGCCCCAAGGGCCGTCGGTCCAGCCTGTGATGTCAAGGTTAGTATACGTTTTCTTCAGATGTGAAGGGGGACAAGCAGAATGTAAGACTCACCAGACCAAGTACTCGCGGGACAAGCATCAGTTCCCCACCACTGCGTCCAAGGACCTTTCGTCCACGACCCACTCGAAGCCCAAGGCCCGTTTCCCCAACCACCACTCCCGCGACCTGGTCCAAAAGGTCCATAGCCCCCAGCGTTACCAGGCCCGTGCCAGCCTACAGGACCATTCCAGAACCCTTCACCTCCATCATTGGTAGTCCACGCATCAGGCCAAGCTTGACCTCCCACAAAACCATTACTCTTCCACCAATCGCCCGCACTCGAAAGATCGCTCGGAAGAGGATGCGCAGAAGTAATACTATCCCACTCAGCGGTGTCCGTGGGGGCAGCAGTCAAACTCGCAGTGGAAGTCCAAGACGCGAAATCCGAGTAAGCGGAAGTTGGCCAAGGCCCTGCGCCTCCACCCCAtttgcctcctccgccgtaGCCAGCGTGAGCGGAAGCCCAAGAGGACCAGGCAGATGTCTCGGTCGGGAGACCTTTGGAACTGGCCCAGCTAGCCCATTCGGCGCTGTTGGTGGGGTAACCTGTGACGCTGTTTTCGCTGGCCCATTGACCCCATGCACCATAGCCGTCTTCGCCGTTTGCGCCGCGGCCGCCGAAGCCTTGGGGAGAAGCGAGGGCGAGGGTGGAGAGAGTGGAGAGGAGAGCGGCGGTGCTTGTTTGTTTCATCCTGGCGAGGCTTTTGGTTGTTGCTGTGGTTAAGATCCGGCTGAGGTGTGGATGTGAGAGATAAGAAACAAAAGAGACAAGGAAATGGAGAAGTGTCAAGCTTCATATACCCAGCTGTGTCCAAGAATGGCACAGCATGTCAGCATCCCTGCGGTGATCGTGAAGAAAAAGGCTGGGAGACGTTGGCGGTTGACGACGACAGACCTACGCGCATCCTCCTGCGTTACTGTTGTTGTTACTGCTGCTCACATGGTTTCGGAAAATACGCGTCATGCCGGCAGACGCGCAAACAATGACCGCCGTCAGCGACCAGCGCATGTCGTTATTTGCGGAGGATCGACGCGAGGCTGAATTGTTGGTTggtggtggaagaggagagagctGAAGTCGGTTCCACTGCAGCAACGCCCCGGATGCTGGAAATCGAGGGCGGAGAGCCGGTGCCAAGACGGGGCACGTGATATGCCGAAACGGTGGACCAGCAATGAGGTCGGAGAGGAGAGGTTCTGCGATCGGATTCCGATAGCAATGTCAATGGGAGCCATTCCTGAGTTATCTTTTATGGAGTTGTAGTGATGCATATTGTGAAGGTTGTTCCTCATACCAGACAGTGGCATGAACAAAGACTGTTATCCGTCCCATGACTTTCTCACCCGGTCGCCGAGGAGACTTTCCAACAGCCTCCCATTGTCGTTGACAACATCTCGGACTTCCACCGCCATCTTGCGGGGAGGCGAGCACTCCCGAACACTCCGTTGCAGCTCTTGACCCATTCTGAAACGGCGCCCCAGCACGAACCTCTAAGGTCATCCGACCACGCCTGGAGCACGATCTGGCGAAGTGCCACGAATCCACTGCTACGTGTCTATGATACTGATACTGATGGCTTTCACAGCTTCTCAGTCCTTCGAGATGCCTCATACGGGATGTTCATCGTCCAATGAGAAGATAGCACCGCTCCGACCCCCATCGTGATCACACCGCATCTCCAAGAACCCGTTGCGCGGCCTCTCTGCAGTCACAGCTGCAACTCTGCAGAATCGCGATCCTCATCAGGCTGGCACTTGCGTACTCCCCAGAGAGGCGAAGCTTGGCCATTGCTTGACTGTTTGGACTTCCAGCGCCGACCAACTCTGCACTTCTTCCATCCAATCTGCCTGATTGGCTGTACATCTGCAGTGTCACGATGCTGTCAGACCGGGCTTGCGCGTGCTGGAGTGCAGGAAGGCTTGGCTGAGGACACTGGCGAGAATTATGTCAGCGCCGCGTGGCCGATGCGCTGATGCAGGACTTTGTGCCATTGAATCCGCTTCCTCAGGCCGCATCGAAGGTGATAGTACCGTATGGGATGAGATGAATGGTGAGGAGACGCACGAGCTGTGTCACATCTGCTGCGAGCGTAGAATTCGCACGGAAAAAGTGGAAAGTGCAGCATCTAACGCTCATGTCTTGGTCCGACGCAGTCCGCGGAAGAAGCTCTGTTCTACGCATACGCTTCGCCAAATGCGGCCGCCCAGATCACGCTCCTCAGCAACAGCTGCACACACTTGCGGCGACAATCTCTCCAGCACTGAGAACACAAGCAACTTCAAACCTCGCTTTGAAGTTGGGCAAGCGAAGGAGCAGTATCCAGCCAGCATCTCTCCACTGTCTCGGAAGTGGCAGACATTCAATTCCAATGTCTGGGCTTGCTTGATGAGCTACGCGAAAGGGGCAGGCTCTTTGCAAAAGCATTCGCCTCCTCAACTTCTCTCCTCCTTTCCTGAGTTCTTCACTGATCTTGATACCAGGCTACTGCTATTTTCTCTACCCACTATACACATCCTCAGGATACTATACTCATATCAATATCATTGttgtgcttctgctgtggcaTGGCTATCGTAGAGAAGACCTGCCAAGATATCCTGCTTCATGGCCATCAATGCGCATTCCCGGCCTCGGGTCGACAAAGGCACTGTCTTGCACAAAGACCGCGACCTTCTGGTAATAGCATTGTCGCCAGAAAACTTCTTTGATCGATTTTTGGTGCACTGACAATGGCGTTGAGATTTCTTTCATCCTGGACAGCGCCATTGTTGGAAGATGCCTCTTGTGAAAATGTACAAGTATGGTTCTCTGTCGGGCCTCACTACAGTTCTCAAAACTCACGAACCCAACAGTTTACACATTTGCTGCTTACCTTCCAACTCGAAATTCAACACTTCGAATCTGCAGGACAGACTTCGAACTCCAAAACTAAGATCCAAGACCAACAAGTAAGAAAATCAAAATAACAATGGCCACATCACACCCATACAGACAGGACGACCCGGCCGAGCACTCCAATGCAAGCTTCTGGCGCGAATACGATGCGGCAAGACCAGCGAACCAGACCATCCGCGGAGAGCTTGCCGATCGTAAACGAGCCCTGAGATCCATCGACGAGGTACAGGGCGAATTCGAAGGCGATGACTACTGGGCACTCGGCGCGGATCCGAACATAAGTGGTGCAGAAGCGCTCGCACGTATGAGACGTGAAGGCGCTGAGCGGAGTGAGTGCGACCCCGACCCCGTTGAGGTTGTTCGCATGCACGGCCGACGATATTTCGGCGACGAGGATCTTGATGATAGTGATGCTGACTCTGATTCCAGCGCGGAATGCGATGAGCTGTGCGATGAAAGCGACGACGAGAGAGAAGCGGCAGAACATTCAATCCCTGTTGCACGAATGGGTCCGGCAACGTACATGGCACACACCATGTATGGTAACTGGCGCATCACAAGCCTCGTCGCGGCCTTTGAGAGACTGCAAGAAGCCGACGACCTAGAAGACGTCGCGGACGAGTCTCAAGAGCTTATTGACACTACGATCCACGTAGCACAGCACGCACGTCTTCCGACTGATGGTTTCGACGCGATTTTCCAGGTCGCTCAACGAGACATCCTGGCACGAGAGGAGGCCAGAcgtgaagaagaaatcttgaGTTACCAAAGAGAACGCCTGGAGCGGCTGGACAAGATTCTCGATGAGCGGGCAGATCTCGAAGCGAACCTTGCCATGAACCAAGAGCTCATCAAGCGCGAAACAAGGGACTTCAAAGAGGGACAGGCGATCTGGAAGAGAGATGACCCCGAAGGCTACGTGAACTTCGAAAGGTTCAAGACCGCCACTCACACCAGCGTTGCATCGCAGTACGAAGGCTCAAGCGTCAACTCCGCAATTGTTCTCGAGTGGGCGATCCTCTGCTGGGGTATTGGCGTCTTCAAGTATCCCGATTTCCTCGTCGACAGCATCCGCCGTCTCGCTCGGCTGCATTACTCTCGAGTACTGCTCACGTACGACATCCATGGCAGCAAATGGGAGGAACACACTTGGAACCTCATCGAGGCAGAGGCTGGTACCTATCCTTCATGGAAAGACACGCCGCAAGGTCGTGCTCTCGCCAAATGGGAATCCAGTGCTGATGGCCAGGTTAACGAAATGCACCGGCAGAGCTTTAGCCGCTACGGGTATGAGCCACAGCCTGCTGTGGGAGGCGAAGTCCTACAACCCAAGGGCTACGCCAAGTTCGTTGAGCCGACAGATGTCCCTTTTCTCCGCCGACTGGAGATCATCCGCGCGGGCTTCGATATTCGCGTCGTACGACACGCACAATCCTTGCGAGATCCTGAGCGAGTGCGCAAACTCGCCAATCCTCAATACGAAGGTCGGACTGTAGACAGCCACAGAAATGCTGGCTTCGGTATCTTCGCATGGATTGCAGGAGCGGTCAAGCACCTCGCCGAGGACCCGCACGAGCGAACCAGCGAGGAGAAAGAAGTCCGTCGACAACTGTGCACGGATATGATCAACTTCAGCACGACTCTGAACCGGGAGAAGTGTGTCCGCAAGCTGATGAGATTAGCCATCGCAAGCGTCTTGGTGCCTTACAGCGCCTTTGCCGGCTATCACGGTTCCACAATTGCCATTCCACCAAATTCTCGACCAAAGAGAATTACACAGCTGGAACAACAGGCCCGTACTCGACGGGCTCAGATCATCCTGGTCCGAACCGGCCAACACAATAACGGTGCTTGGGTGCCCCGACCTCTTCTACTCAGAGTGGAGGAGCGAGTGTCTGCTCCGACGCTGACTTCGCCTTGTTCGCCGACGGATGGCTGGGAGACCGATGACGAGGCGGATCCCACTCCGCCGTCTTCGCCTTCACCTGTACGATAGACTTCGGAGGAGAGCGCACGGGAGCAAGTTGGTGGCCGGTGTTCGGTAGGCTAGTTCTGAGCATCTCAGCGATCGTTGCATATGACGGAAATAGTTTCGCATTAAACAATCTTTTTTCACAAATTGACTTTTATTCTCACTACATCTCACTTGCAATTGTCTCATCATAAACAGTACCATACAGCAATATTGTGGTCGAAAACATAGAGAAATCTCGTCGAACAATCGAATCTACAGCGATCATCAACGGGAAGTGGATAATGAATCTGCCAAGGCTCATCACTATACATGCGAATCGTTGCGATCCTGAATGAACTCTGCTCATGTCCACCATTTACAGGTAATGTAGTGAGAGCTTCTTGTCTCGTATCGCAAGGACCCATAACGTGCCAAGAAGATGCGTCTTTGTCCTGATGAACTGACTGCCACCGATCTTGTTCCCCAGCTTTTCTTTGTTCTTTACCACGAGACTGGGGTAGGTACAATACGAACCTGTTGATGACTACAGCTTCGACGATCGAAATGGAAAACAAAGAATACACGAATCCTTCCCTCCACCACAGCAACTCTTGATCATGAAACCTCTTTTCCAAGCTTCTCTACACCATCACCACGCCCATCCTCCACAACACCCAACAAATCAAAGCCACCCATCATGAAACTCCTCACGGCCCCACTCATATTCCTTCTGGGCACAGCTGCCCTTGTATCAGCAGACGCCCGCTCCGACTGCGAACACTCACATCCCAAAATCTTCAAACTCATCCAAGACTTCTGCGGGGGAAAAACAAACATGGTCGTACCAGAGTACTATACACAAACAGGGAAAGTGGGACCAAAGGATAGTAGGATCTGGATTGATGGTATGTGATTCCCGATCCGAGAAGCGAAGCTTCGAGGGAAGAGACGCGTAGAAGCGTAGCTTCGAGAAATCCCAAGAAAAACAGAGTAATAGAAAGAGGTGTTGTGAATGTGAAGAGGTTGACAATTTGTAGGAACAATGAAACTCTTCGCCTGCAACCCACCCCAATGGGTCCCCATGCACATCTGCCGAGGACAGTTCTATGATATGTGTGCTGCGCATAAGAAAGTGGGATTGTTTGGAAAGGGAGGATGTCAGACTTGGGTAAGAAGAATCCACACCCCCACGCATCCCAAAATGTCTTCTTTCGTTTCATTTGTCTTCCACTGACTGACGTCTTCTGTGTTGAACAGCGAATCCAATACGCCACCGACGCGAAATTCCCCGCTTCTATTGACGATGTTGACTTTGGGTTAGGAGATGCGGATGAGGAGAAAGGCAAAGGGAAAGGGTTTACGGAGACGGCGAGTGATGCGGCGGAGCAGAATCAGGAGTGGATGAGTCAGAAGGATTGGAAGTTCCCACAGTGAGGGGAGAATGGGAAGGAGAGTGGGGTTGGGATGGGTggggacgaggatgagaatgTGAACACTGTTTCATTCTTGCGTTTGACGCCGCTTTTGTCTCGTTGTGGTAAGCGACAAATTGAGTCTTATCGAGAATTTTTCAAGCTGCCCTTGCGGATTGAGTCGCAATTCTAAATGGCATGATTTCGTCCTCGCCTCGGCTTTTTTTCTATGCCACGCCGTACGTCCAAACATCATCGATCGCACTTCCATACGTCAATCCGTGTCCAAACGTGAACACAGGATTGCGTGTATCGAATGGCACGTCTTCTGCACTCTCATCGACTGCCTCCGTGCTTCGAGGCAAATCGAATGGCAGGCGTCCTCTCGGTTCAGCACCATTGACGCCGAAGAGCACATCAAGCAGGGCCTGGGGTCCAGATCCGTAGCTTCCAAGCACAGCTGCAGCTTGTTCGATGATCTCTGGAATTGCCGCTGGGCGTTCGAGAGTGATATCCACAATTGTTGGCACAGCTTCGTAGATTGCCGCCTGTCGAGCTTGTTCTGTAGCATTGAATTCCAGTGAGCCAGCAGCGTAGAGCTGGGAGCAACCGCCTTCGCGTGGTTCGCTGGGGGCGATGAGGCGGAGGATGGCCAGGTCAGCGTCGTTGACGTCTTCGACGACTTCAAGCCCGCGGCCTTCAAGATAGACCTCAGGGAAACCCTCGATGTAgaccttcttgccagccCACTCGTCCTTGAGTGGCAGAATCTCATCTTCGTTGGTGAGAAGCGTAAGCGAGGCTCGCTGAGCAGCGAGACCAAGCTGAACATATTCGTCGTTGCCGACAATCTCGTTGGCGCGCTCAACAGTAACGAATGGATTATCGAAAAGTCCAAGAACAAATTTCTCGCGCAGAAGGCGGCGGGCGCTCTGTTCGACACGCTCTTCTGTGATGTTACCCTCTTCGACGAGCTGAATGATAAGCTCAGGTCGCTCCT from the Cercospora beticola chromosome 9, complete sequence genome contains:
- a CDS encoding uncharacterized protein (antiSMASH:Cluster_2), whose translation is MKQTSTAALLSTLSTLALASPQGFGGRGANGEDGYGAWGQWASENSVTGYPTNSAEWASWASSKGLPTETSAWSSWASAHAGYGGGGKWGGGAGPWPTSAYSDFASWTSTASLTAAPTDTAEWDSITSAHPLPSDLSSAGDWWKSNGFVGGQAWPDAWTTNDGGEGFWNGPVGWHGPGNAGGYGPFGPGRGSGGWGNGPWASSGSWTKGPWTQWWGTDACPASTWSGWTDGPWGSSAPWTTWSGCTAETTATATTTVTTTDSAGSSITSLSTSFGIRVAEATGVAVTTDSDGNTVTPTNTDSGAMPTGLGLMGSAAGVVGVAAAAILL
- a CDS encoding uncharacterized protein (antiSMASH:Cluster_2) gives rise to the protein MVRHQKSETAKNVLQETHSLKSIVDPYTLNVHEILSHREAQLVVHLRFYEAGGKEESLEKASTFPSSVFTPLDFCMIEMKHLSSFSLEKEFRDVLETAGGRGRSISEDLQAADQETRLTRVGIGTDSGAETDFLFCERSPFFFS
- a CDS encoding uncharacterized protein (antiSMASH:Cluster_2), which codes for MATSHPYRQDDPAEHSNASFWREYDAARPANQTIRGELADRKRALRSIDEVQGEFEGDDYWALGADPNISGAEALARMRREGAERSECDPDPVEVVRMHGRRYFGDEDLDDSDADSDSSAECDELCDESDDEREAAEHSIPVARMGPATYMAHTMYGNWRITSLVAAFERLQEADDLEDVADESQELIDTTIHVAQHARLPTDGFDAIFQVAQRDILAREEARREEEILSYQRERLERLDKILDERADLEANLAMNQELIKRETRDFKEGQAIWKRDDPEGYVNFERFKTATHTSVASQYEGSSVNSAIVLEWAILCWGIGVFKYPDFLVDSIRRLARLHYSRVLLTYDIHGSKWEEHTWNLIEAEAGTYPSWKDTPQGRALAKWESSADGQVNEMHRQSFSRYGYEPQPAVGGEVLQPKGYAKFVEPTDVPFLRRLEIIRAGFDIRVVRHAQSLRDPERVRKLANPQYEGRTVDSHRNAGFGIFAWIAGAVKHLAEDPHERTSEEKEVRRQLCTDMINFSTTLNREKCVRKLMRLAIASVLVPYSAFAGYHGSTIAIPPNSRPKRITQLEQQARTRRAQIILVRTGQHNNGAWVPRPLLLRVEERVSAPTLTSPCSPTDGWETDDEADPTPPSSPSPVR
- a CDS encoding uncharacterized protein (antiSMASH:Cluster_2), coding for MKLFACNPPQWVPMHICRGQFYDMCAAHKKVGLFGKGGCQTWRIQYATDAKFPASIDDVDFGLGDADEEKGKGKGFTETASDAAEQNQEWMSQKDWKFPQ